TATAGCAACATGATGTCCATTTTCCTTTATCAGACCAACTATGAGTGTTGCATCTGCCTTTGTCAGGGTTGTTATCAGCAAGGTCTTTGACATGAGTTTGAGCAACAATTGTTAATGATGGAGAGAGGGGAATAGGAGGTAATTTTTTTTCTTGCCGGTATTCTATTATTAAATTGTATAGCTTCAATTCTTCCTCAGTTAAATTTTGGGAAAATAATTGAGTTGTTATTGAGAAGATTAAAATTATGAATGATATTGTTTTCATTGTTACTCAATTTTTGTAAAACCGTACCTTATTAATTGTTTGAACTGCAATTAAATATCAATATTATTTTTTTCTATTATCCTTCTTAAATTAATGAGAGCATAACGCATTCTACCTAGAGAAGTATTAATACTTACACCTGTGAGGTCGGAAATATCTTTAAAACTAAGATTTGCGTAATGCCTGAGAATTAATACTTCTTTTTGCTCGGTTGGCAATTTGTGAATCATTATTTTTAGCTTCCTGATTGTTTCATC
The DNA window shown above is from Bacteroidota bacterium and carries:
- a CDS encoding CAP domain-containing protein — encoded protein: MKTISFIILIFSITTQLFSQNLTEEELKLYNLIIEYRQEKKLPPIPLSPSLTIVAQTHVKDLADNNPDKGRCNTHSWSDKGKWTSCCY